In Bombus affinis isolate iyBomAffi1 chromosome 11, iyBomAffi1.2, whole genome shotgun sequence, one genomic interval encodes:
- the LOC126922066 gene encoding uncharacterized protein LOC126922066 isoform X2, with protein MSMLTYNGCAGGTVDTENGSPAESILSGEGELAEEVGDSSGTSRDTEEEATLSDEFYSHDTDEEEDQGKKRRDRNNSLDGISSSGSGHLGSPTSRVGTLGVRKLFTNSRERWRQQNVSGAFAELRKLVPTHPPDKKLSKNEILRMAIRYIRLLSNVLEWQKAQERNEVTQHEVRIKCEPNLATHNSTGYLIKSSTSYLKQEKHTSENHAYRTSFSSQKQPQHPISHVVCDKNGNNLLMIAPSGHSITNAACKRSMTPSTVVAQNPLPPTALTNGSLTRSLSGSRSSTFPKSPQINAQVVTSSSILTNCSPSVSVTSSASTISGSAVNSGQKRPKIEKEEEEQLSGQSRDCKSLTSSVHGIPTRKRVKMFVKDSSAGFRSDFRNIERK; from the exons ATG TCGATGCTGACGTACAATGGCTGCGCTGGAGGAACGGTGGACACGGAGAACGGTTCTCCAGCGGAGTCAATATTGTCCGGCGAAGGAGAACTCGCGGAGGAAGTCGGCGATTCTTCTGGCACGTCGAGAGACACGGAGGAGGAAGCGACGCTCTCGGATGAATTTTATTCCCATGATACCGACGAGGAAGAGGACCAAGGCAAGAAAAGGCGAGATCGCAACAATTCC CTAGACGGCATTTCGTCTTCCGGCAGTGGTCACCTCGGTTCACCAACTTCTCGTGTAGGGACTTTGGGAGTTCGAAAGTTATTCACGAACAGCCGTGAACGTTGGAGACAACAGAATGTTAGTGGAGCCTTTGCCGAGCTTCGAAAATTGGTGCCTACTCATCCACCGGATAAGAAACTATCCAAGAATGAGATCTTACGAATGGCGATTCG GTACATACGACTGCTAAGCAACGTTCTGGAATGGCAAAAGGCGCAAGAACGAAACGAAGTGACGCAACACGAGGTCCGAATCAAATGCGAGCCCAATCTTGCCACTCACAATTCAACGGGTTATCTCATAAAATCCTCGACATCATACTTGAAACAGGAGAAGCATACAAGCGAGAACCACGCGTACAGAACGAGCTTCAGTAGCCAAAAACAACCACAGCATCCGATATCTCACGTAGTGTGTGATAAGAACGGAAACAATTTGTTAATGATCGCGCCTTCTGGTCACAGTATAACAAATGCTGCGTGCAAAAGAAGCATGACACCGTCAACGGTCGTTGCACAAAATCCTCTTCCGCCAACCGCGTTGACCAACGGAAGTTTGACGCGATCTTTGTCTGGTTCGCGATCTTCCACCTTTCCAAAGTCGCCTCAAATAAACGCTCAGGTCGTAACTAGCTCGAGTATTCTAACAAATTGTTCGCCGAGTGTTTCTGTAACGAGTAGCGCGTCCACTATTAGCGGAAGTGCGGTAAATTCTGGCCAGAAGAGGCCAAAAAtcgagaaagaggaagaggaacaATTATCCGGGCAAAGCAGAGATTGTAAATCTTTGACGTCCTCGGTGCACGGGATACCCACAAGGAAGAGGGTAAAGATGTTCGTTAAAGACTCTAGTGCAGGATTTCGTAGCGATTTTCGAAATATCGAGCGTAAATAA
- the LOC126922066 gene encoding uncharacterized protein LOC126922066 isoform X1, whose product MIRVKSRRLINKLQSMLTYNGCAGGTVDTENGSPAESILSGEGELAEEVGDSSGTSRDTEEEATLSDEFYSHDTDEEEDQGKKRRDRNNSLDGISSSGSGHLGSPTSRVGTLGVRKLFTNSRERWRQQNVSGAFAELRKLVPTHPPDKKLSKNEILRMAIRYIRLLSNVLEWQKAQERNEVTQHEVRIKCEPNLATHNSTGYLIKSSTSYLKQEKHTSENHAYRTSFSSQKQPQHPISHVVCDKNGNNLLMIAPSGHSITNAACKRSMTPSTVVAQNPLPPTALTNGSLTRSLSGSRSSTFPKSPQINAQVVTSSSILTNCSPSVSVTSSASTISGSAVNSGQKRPKIEKEEEEQLSGQSRDCKSLTSSVHGIPTRKRVKMFVKDSSAGFRSDFRNIERK is encoded by the exons ATGATTCGAGTGAAGTCGAGACGTCTAATTAATAAATTGCAGTCGATGCTGACGTACAATGGCTGCGCTGGAGGAACGGTGGACACGGAGAACGGTTCTCCAGCGGAGTCAATATTGTCCGGCGAAGGAGAACTCGCGGAGGAAGTCGGCGATTCTTCTGGCACGTCGAGAGACACGGAGGAGGAAGCGACGCTCTCGGATGAATTTTATTCCCATGATACCGACGAGGAAGAGGACCAAGGCAAGAAAAGGCGAGATCGCAACAATTCC CTAGACGGCATTTCGTCTTCCGGCAGTGGTCACCTCGGTTCACCAACTTCTCGTGTAGGGACTTTGGGAGTTCGAAAGTTATTCACGAACAGCCGTGAACGTTGGAGACAACAGAATGTTAGTGGAGCCTTTGCCGAGCTTCGAAAATTGGTGCCTACTCATCCACCGGATAAGAAACTATCCAAGAATGAGATCTTACGAATGGCGATTCG GTACATACGACTGCTAAGCAACGTTCTGGAATGGCAAAAGGCGCAAGAACGAAACGAAGTGACGCAACACGAGGTCCGAATCAAATGCGAGCCCAATCTTGCCACTCACAATTCAACGGGTTATCTCATAAAATCCTCGACATCATACTTGAAACAGGAGAAGCATACAAGCGAGAACCACGCGTACAGAACGAGCTTCAGTAGCCAAAAACAACCACAGCATCCGATATCTCACGTAGTGTGTGATAAGAACGGAAACAATTTGTTAATGATCGCGCCTTCTGGTCACAGTATAACAAATGCTGCGTGCAAAAGAAGCATGACACCGTCAACGGTCGTTGCACAAAATCCTCTTCCGCCAACCGCGTTGACCAACGGAAGTTTGACGCGATCTTTGTCTGGTTCGCGATCTTCCACCTTTCCAAAGTCGCCTCAAATAAACGCTCAGGTCGTAACTAGCTCGAGTATTCTAACAAATTGTTCGCCGAGTGTTTCTGTAACGAGTAGCGCGTCCACTATTAGCGGAAGTGCGGTAAATTCTGGCCAGAAGAGGCCAAAAAtcgagaaagaggaagaggaacaATTATCCGGGCAAAGCAGAGATTGTAAATCTTTGACGTCCTCGGTGCACGGGATACCCACAAGGAAGAGGGTAAAGATGTTCGTTAAAGACTCTAGTGCAGGATTTCGTAGCGATTTTCGAAATATCGAGCGTAAATAA
- the LOC126921946 gene encoding muscle M-line assembly protein unc-89-like — MIGKGERAGPLGTGQRRPSRSPRSQRSRSADVDCLKKYTERRVEERRHTEIPDTSKLDPSKWVPLPKNITRIQPALKKAQQSSRDEEKRRSVSSETEESIADSTTDMGTPKKLSPTKEEETTKGAEEKKNDTSSPASYRQTAGRSHSADVSHLKKEKLVEERRHTECSDPRTIATRWLPQINTSRFRYDASPFARISNSCEITKNAATRWMTFVKNPSPCPIPRMNTERKPSATEACHATDGSQLKSVKSESPKWEPLRKFAPMASKTSAESSPRQDKSDSSRDSPTTKRSPDANEQSKRLTQRMRDLYDFKTENEWPKRAINARRGNTWISKSSSEEERTSLSARRNSQDLEFNDRMNVIKLKDTKVQSDHQEPKRPRTPKKDGPHPSTSSDVYNSEYEERLRKFNERLRYSEDLGLAKPKIKERRTYSDDYDEKARRASTRSNTGSSVRSTRTDSIRLTRAEGSIRSVRSTRSEDSPRSRFQAEKKRPSDASTKSRGSYAEVSPVTPTKKESRPSDASYVSVANYSAKRASVDCKSSRQMVELPPRRAFSQTEERPATPVPPIEWNDDRYAAARLKQTSERQKRDSTRYKVYLT, encoded by the exons ATGATCGGGAAAGGA GAAAGGGCTGGCCCATTGGGCACCGGTCAGCGAAGACCATCACGATCTCCACGTAGTCAAAGAAGTCGTAGCGCAGATGTCGATTGCTTGAAGAAATACACAGAAAGACGAGTCGAGGAGAGAAGACACACAGAGATACCAGATACGAGCAAGCTCGATCCCTCCAAATGGGTCCCATTGCCGAAAAATATCACGCGAATCCAACCAGCGTTGAAAAAAGCGCAACAGTCGTCGAGAGACGAAGAGAAACGACGTTCGGTGTCGAGCGAAACCGAGGAATCCATAGCGGATAGCACAACGGACATGGGTACACCAAAGAAATTGTCTCCtacaaaagaagaagaaacgacgAAGGGAgccgaagaaaagaaaaacgatacGTCCTCGCCAGCCTCATACAGACAGACGGCCGGCAGAAGTCATAGCGCGGACGTCAGCCACttaaagaaagagaaactaGTCGAAGAACGAAGGCATACGGAATGCAGCGACCCCAGAACGATCGCCACGAG GTGGCTACCGCAAATTAACACCTCAAGGTTCCGCTACGATGCATCCCCGTTCGCAAGGATCAGCAACAGCTGCGAAATCACGAAAAACGCCGCAACCAGATGGATGACGTTCGTCAAGAATCCATCCCCTTGTCCAATACCGCGAATGAACACGGAAAGAAAGCCTTCCGCGACGGAAGCGTGTCACGCGACTGACGGATCACAGCTTAAAAGCGTTAAAAGCGAATCGCCCAAGTGGGAGCCGCTACGAAAATTCGCGCCAATGGCGTCGAAGACGAGTGCCGAGTCTAGTCCAAGACAAG ATAAATCGGACTCAAGTCGAGATTCGCCAACGACCAAGCGTTCCCCTGACGCCAATGAACAATCGAAAAGGCTTACCCAACGCATGCGAGATCTATACGACTTCAAAACAGAAAACGAGTGGCCGAAAAGGGCGATAAATGCTCGACGTGGGAACACGTGGATAAGTAAAAGCAGCAGCGAAGAGGAAAGGACTAGTCTATCTGCTCGTAGAAATAGCCAAGATTTGGAGTTTAATGATAGAATGAACGTGATCAAG CTGAAGGATACGAAGGTACAGTCTGACCACCAAGAACCCAAACGACCAAGGACTCCAAAGAAAGATGGACCACATCCAAGTACTTCCTCCGACGTTTACAACAGTGAGTACGAGGAACGTTTAAGAAAGTTCAACGAGAGACTCCGATACAGCGAAGATCTAGGTTTGGCGAAGCCAAAGATCAAGGAAAGGCGAACCTACTCCGATGACTACGACGAAAAAGCTCGTCGTGCATCCACCCGATCAAATACAGGAAGTTCGGTGCGCTCGACGCGGACAGATTCGATTCGACTGACGCGTGCTGAAGGTTCGATTCGATCGGTGAGATCGACGCGCTCGGAAGATTCACCAAGAAGTCGATTTCAAGCCGAGAAGAAGAGGCCTTCGGACGCTAGTACCAAATCCAGGGGAAGTTATGCTGAAGTATCTCCTGTAACTCCTACGAAAAAAGAGTCCCGCCCAAGCGACGCGAGTTACGTTAGCGTGGCCAACTATTCGGCTAAAAGAGCAAGCGTGGACTGCAAGAGCAGCAGACAAATGGTGGAACTTCCGCCACGAAGAGCTTTCAGTCAAACGGAAGAGAGACCAGCGACGCCTGTTCCGCCGATAGAATGGAACGACGATCGTTACGCGGCTGCTCGTCTCAAACAGACCTCCGAACGCCAGAAGAGGGACAGTACGAGATATAAGGTGTACCTGACGTAA